From a single Stomoxys calcitrans chromosome 4, idStoCalc2.1, whole genome shotgun sequence genomic region:
- the LOC106082663 gene encoding uncharacterized protein LOC106082663, protein MEQYAVLLSIITLSSLIMVQASEEKKFSMEFHKVDCIISNPRVIKRFECFYEKLGPSRYLSEAVFILNQQLDKTIESHIRIHIGTGGKIVKFLDMRVNVCDTLKAGISVPILRKIIALLMESSNFPRKCPLKANFLYNMSNLIVDDSFFPKYTPYPMVFNYTTDIYSNQKKIAIIHIEGALVAKKNK, encoded by the exons ATGGAGCAATATGCTGTCCTATTGTCTATTATTACCTTAAGTTCCTTGATTATGGTACAA GCTTCCGAAGAAAAGAAGTTCAGCATGGAGTTCCACAAAGTAGACTGTATAATTTCCAACCCAAGAGTTATTAAACGATTTGAatgtttctatgaaaaattgggACCAAGTCGATATTTAAGTGAAGCCGTTTTCATTTTGaatcaacaattggacaaaactattgaatcccatattaggATACATATTGGAACTGGTGGAAAAATAGTAAAATTCTTAGATATGAGAGTTAATGTGTGTGATACCCTAAAAGCAGGTATTTCTGTACCCATATTGAGGAAAATCATAGCCCTACTTATGGAAAGTAGCAATTTTCCTAGAAAATGCCCTCTGAAGGCG AATTTCCTCTACAATATGTCGAATTTAATCGTCGATGATTCATTCTTCCCTAAATACACACCATATCCCATGGTCTTCAACTATACCACAGATATCTActcaaatcagaaaaaaattgctataatACACATTGAAGGGGCTCTTGTGGCTAAGAAGAATAAATGA
- the LOC106082673 gene encoding uncharacterized protein LOC106082673, which yields MLKNILTCLIALNVFLINQAFIKNNFNLECYRVTCEIVNPKVMKQFECSYKKLGPKRYSGSGLVMFNQQLDKKFDIHIKIYVAPRGKIVKFLDWKLNVCDTLYAGVSLPLARKIMWDVLKNSNFPRKCPFQANFLYNSSNIIVDESYFPKFTPSPMDLNISFEYIENQERFAIQRIFGATVPNARR from the exons atgttgaaaaatattCTAACTTGCCTCATAGCcttaaatgtttttctgataAATCAG GCCttcattaaaaacaatttcaatttggAGTGCTACCGTGTAACTTGTGAAATTGTCAATCCTAAAGTCATGAAACAATTTGAATGttcctataaaaaattggggccCAAACGATATTCTGGCAGTGGTCTTGTTATGTTCAATCAACAATTGGACAAGAAATTCGATattcatattaaaatttatgttgCACCCCgaggaaaaattgtaaaatttcttGATTGGAAACTCAATGTATGTGATACGCTTTATGCGGGGGTGTCATTGCCTTTGGCCAGAAAAATTATGTGGGATGTCTTAAAAAATAGTAATTTTCCACGAAAATGTCCATTCCAGGCG aatttCCTCTACAATTCATCCAATATTATCGTCGATGAATCGTATTTCCCCAAATTTACACCATCTCCCATGGATCTGAATATTTCTTTTGAATACATTGAAAATCAAGAAAGATTTGCAATTCAACGAATTTTCGGAGCCACTGTGCCCAACGCAAGGAGATGA
- the LOC131997218 gene encoding uncharacterized protein LOC131997218, with protein sequence MLPKILFWVIALNCLITDQAAQQRNYNVELRQFICKCLKSRPVQQLECFFKKLETNRYYATGFVMLNQQLDKNLDVQVKFNIGSGKKIIKFLDVKLNICDTLQRGASTPVIRRIIIELFKCSNLPRKCPIKPNFLFNASYILDDSYFPTYFPPSLDVNFTVDFYDNHQKFAILLLQGSIVPKTKINK encoded by the exons ATGCTGCCCAAAATTCTATTTTGGGTTATTGCCTTGAACTGTTTGATTACAGATCAG GCCGCCCAACAAAGGAACTATAATGTGGAGTTGCGTCAGTTTATTTGTAAATGTCTCAAATCTCGACCAGTTCAACAACTTGAATGTTTCTTtaagaaattggaaacaaatcgATATTATGCTACCGGCTTTGTTATGCTCAATCAgcaattggataaaaatctCGATGTCCAAGTCAAATTTAACATAGGAAGTGGTAAAAAGATAATTAAGTTCCTTGATGTGAAGCTCAATATATGTGATACATTACAACGAGGAGCCTCTACACCCGTTATACGGAGAATTATTATCGAACTCTTTAAATGTAGCAATTTACCTCGAAAATGTCCCATAAAACCG AACTTTCTCTTCAATGCATCCTACATCCTCGATGATTCTTACTTTCCCACATATTTTCCACCTTCGTTGGATGTCAACTTCACTGTAGACTTTTATGATAATCACCAAAAGTTTGCAATACTTTTGCTTCAGGGTAGCATTGTACCAAagacgaaaataaataaatga